A window from Drosophila miranda strain MSH22 chromosome Y unlocalized genomic scaffold, D.miranda_PacBio2.1 Contig_Y2_pilon, whole genome shotgun sequence encodes these proteins:
- the LOC108158036 gene encoding LOW QUALITY PROTEIN: angiotensin-converting enzyme (The sequence of the model RefSeq protein was modified relative to this genomic sequence to represent the inferred CDS: inserted 1 base in 1 codon; substituted 2 bases at 2 genomic stop codons) — protein sequence MLPSCTFLSISTSPRINKTSWHSTKLLLFSITIIAVASGCAYQPQPLLQFQKSFKCLTHANGRLSSVPADPASSAKVKLIPPPEMILQCLSLLLIAAIGHSSAAANYDLEAKTFIDQSSARYYKFYDEIAAETYSANNEDDFEALFSKLTNVKRIADELVSISRQASGFDLSRVQSVESKHALQELRSVGDLFVLRDDYSVQMNLVALQTLSTDKDIEPYLGGAKMPDEDDSPIASHPDIQKIVXQSKDSDELKYYWETXREKNQLWASLNFYTIVQSYQMAARILEVPVHKLWYRFDSHETLQQMEQAMVELEPFYQQLHSVVRQELFKKYGSDVIDPNGPIPDHLFQQVLEQAWGADSVLEDYFPRSELPQYDDFVKHLSAKALINESESFYTSLGFEPLSADFQKNQIKEPNEDKPDDDCXIFDLTPHVYLMYCEKVSFRKLMQYHSHMARVYYANQKSQLPSYYFKAFNLEFPVGEAVVLSASSPAHLTGRGLSKGVQFTEKALMNRLLRMSIHTVLNIPLYYVHTKVMHDLLNDTVDMDTVNRHYWRLLELHAGIEPPSDRTEGVIDFHYKFYVNIDQNFQTQQFISEILCYQFYRAFCQKIHHRGQLHNCDFYGNNAVGNDLRSMMSLGSTRPWKEVVGKILPNNASLSSLALLEFYQPVFDWLKNHNRQANAKIGWTSTKKKIVRNASFCCSL from the exons CTACTAGCCCCAGAATAAACAAGACATCATGGCATTCCACAAAGCTACTTTTGTTCTCAATTACGATTATTGCGGTGGCCTCTGGTTGCGCTTATCAGCCTCAGCCTCTGCTTCAGTTTCAGAAAAGCTTTAAATGTTTGACCCATGCGAATGGGCGGCTCAGTTCTGTTCCAGCGGATCCGGCGTCAAGTGCGAAAGTTAAACTGATTCCACCTCCGGAGATGATTCTCCAGTGTCTATCCCTGCTGCTGATAGCAGCCATAGGC CACTCATCCGCTGCTGCCAACTATGACCTCGAGGCCAAAACGTTTATTGATCAGTCGAGTGCGCGCTACTACAAGTTTTACGATGAAATAGCCGCTGAGACTTACTCGGCCAACAATGAGGACGACTTCGAGGCCCTATTCAGCAAGCTGACAAATGTGAAGAGGATTGCCGACGAGCTGGTCAGCATTTCGCGCCAGGCCAGCGGCTTCGACCTGAGCAGAGTCCAAAGCGTAGAGTCGAAGCATGCTCTTCAGGAATTGCGCAGCGTTGGCGATCTATTTGTGCTCAGGGACGACTACTCGGTGCAGATGAACCTGGTGGCCCTGCAGACCCTATCAACGGACAAGGACATTGAGCCGTATCTGGGCGGGGCCAAAATGCCCGATGAGGACGACAGTCCCATTGCCTCCCACCCGGACATACAAAAGATCGTGTAGCAGAGCAAGGACTCCGACGAATTAAAATACTATTGGGAGACGTGACGCGAGAAGAACCAGCTCTGGGCCTCGCTAAACTTCTACACCATCGTGCAGTCGTATCAGATGGCGGCCAGGATTCTGGAGGTGCCTGTACATAAGCTCTGGTATCGCTTCGACAGCCACGAAACGCTGCAGCAGATGGAGCAGGCGATGGTGGAGCTGGAGCCCTTTTACCAGCAGCTACACTCCGTTGTCCGCCAGGAGCTGTTTAAGAAGTACGGATCGGATGTAATCGATCCCAATGGACCCATACCCGATCATCTATTTCAGCAGGTACTTGAGCAGGCCTGGGGTGCGGACAGTGTGCTGGAAGACTACTTTCCGCGCTCGGAGCTGCCGCAGTACGATGACTTTGTGAAGCATCTGAGTGCCAAGGCGCTGATTAATGAGTCCGAGAGCTTCTATACATCGCTGGGCTTTGAACCACTGTCCGCCGACTTTCAAAAGAATCAGATAAAAGAGCCGAACGAAGACAAGCCGGACGACGACT CCATCTTCGACCTGACACCGCACGTATATCTCATGTACTGCGAGAAGGTCAGCTTTAGGAAACTGATGCAATACCACAGCCACATGGCCCGCGTTTACTACGCTAACCAGAAGAGCCAGCTTCCCTCGTACTATTTCAAGGCCTTCAATTTGGAGTTCCCTGTGGGTGAGGCGGTCGTCCTTTCTGCCTCGTCGCCCGCTCATCTGACCGGACGCGGACTCTCAAAGGGTGTGCAGTTCACCGAAAAGGCTCTGATGAATCGACTTTTACGAATG AGTATCCACACGGTTCTCAACATTCCCCTGTACTATGTGCACACCAAGGTGATGCATGATCTGCTGAACGATACCGTGGACATGGACACCGTCAACAGGCACTACTGGCGTCTGCTGGAACTTCATGCGGGCATTGAGCCACCATCGGACCGCACGGAGGGAGTAATCGACTTCCACTACAAGTTCTATGTGAACATCGATCAAAATTTCCAGACTCA GCAATTCATCTCCGAGATACTGTGCTATCAGTTCTATCGCGCCTTCTGCCAGAAGATCCATCACAGGGGACAGCTCCACAATTGCGATTTCTATGGCAACAATGCAGTGGGAAATGATTTAAG ATCAATGATGTCTTTGGGCTCTACAAGGCCCTGGAAGGAAGTTGTGGGCAAAATATTGCCTAATAACGCCAGCCTCAGCAGCCTAGCACTTCTGGAGTTCTATCAGCCTGTTTTTGATTGGCTAAAGAATCACAACCGGCAGGCAAATGCTAAAATTGGTTGGACCTCCACGAAGAAAA AAATTGTTCGAAATGCTTCATTCTGTTGCTCTCTTTGA